Part of the Sphingomonas morindae genome, GACATTATTCTCGCTGGCATAGACGACGAGTTCGCCGTCGCGCACCGTCGCCATCAGCGGGGCGTGGCCGGCGAGCACGCCGAAATCGCCCTCGGTGCCGGGCACCACGACCATATAGACCTCGTCCGAGCGGACCAGCTTTTCGGGCGTGACGAGTTCAAAGTGAAGAGTGGCCATGGCCTATGTCCTGCAATGCGGGGCGCGGAAAAGGGGCAGGGGCGATCGCGGGCCGGGCGGCAGGCGCCGCCGCAGGCCCGCGATCGCGCCGCGCTCAGGCGGCGTCCGCCAGCTTCTTCGCCTTCTCGACCGCCTCGTCGATCGAGCCGACCATGTAGAAGGCCGCCTCGGGCAGATCGTCATGCTTGCCTTCGACCACCGCCTTGAACGAGCGCACCGTGTCCTCGATCGACACGAACTTGCCCGAAATGCCGGTGAACACCTCGGCGACGTGGAAGGGCTGCGAGAGGAAGCGCTGGATCTTGCGCGCGCGGCTGACCGTCAGCTTATCCTCCTCCGACAGCTCGTCCATGCCGAGGATGGCGATGATGTCCTGCAGCGACTTGTACTTCTGCAGCGTCTCCTGGACGGAGCGGGCGACCTCATAATGCTCCTGGCCGACCACCGCCGGGCTGAGCGCGCGGCTGGTGGAATCGAGCGGATCCACCGCCGGATAGATGCCGAGCTCGGAAATGGCGCGGCTCAGCACGGTGGTGGCGTCGAGATGGGCGAAGGAGGTGGCCGGCGCCGGATCGGTGAGATCGTCGGCGGGCACGTAGATCGCCTGCACCGAGGTGATCGACCCCTTGTTGGTGGAGGTGATGCGCTCCTGAAGCGCGCCCATATCGGTCGACAGCGTCGGCTGATAGCCCACGGCCGAGGGGATGCGGCCGAGCAGCGCCGACACTTCCGCGCCCGCCTGGGTGAAGCGGAAGATGTTGTCGACGAAGAAGAGCACGTCCTGGCCCTCGACGTCGCGGAAATATTCCGCGTTGGCGAGGCCCGAGAGCGCGACGCGCGCGCGGGCGCCCGGCGGCTCGTTCATCTGGCCATAAACCAGCGCGACCTTGGAGCCTTCGGAGATCGGATTGCCGTCCGCATCCTTGGCGATCACGCCCGCATCGAGAAATTCGTGGTAGAGATCGTTGCCCTCGCGGGTGCGCTCGCCCACGCCCGCGAACACCGAGGTGCCGCCATGGCCCTTGGCGATATTGTTGATCAGCTCCTGGATGAGCACCGTCTTGCCCACGCCGGCGCCGCCGAACAGGCCGATCTTGCCGCCCTTGGAATAGGGGGCGAGCAGATCGATCACCTTGATGCCGGTGACGAGGATCGAGGTCTCGGTCGACTGGTCGACAAAGGCGGGCGCCTCGGCATGGATCGGGGCGAGCGTGTCGGCGCCGACCGGGCCGCGCTCGTCGATCGGATCACCGATGACGTTGAGGATGCGGCCAAGCGTCTTGGGGCCGACGGGCACGCGGATCTGGCCGCCGGTGTCGCGCACTTCCTGCCCGCGGGTGAGGCCGTCGGTCGAATCCATGGCGATGGTGCGGACGGTGTTCTCGCCGAGATGCTGGGCGACCTCGAGCACGAGCTTGCGGCCCTCGACGCTGGTTTCCAGCGCCGAGAGGATGGCCGGCAGCGGGCCGTCGAACGTCACGTCGACGACGGCGCCGATCACCTGGCTGATGCGGCCTACGGTATTGGTGGTGAGTGCGGGTGCGGTAGCCATGACGTCCTGCCTTCTGCCCTGTCGATCCGGCGCGCCGCCGGACGACCCTGATTTAAAGCGCCTCGGCGCCGGAAATGATTTCCACCAGCTCGGTGGTGATCGCCGCCTGACGGCTGCGATTATACTGGATGGTCAGCTTGTTGATCATGTCGCCGGCGTTGCGGGTCGCATTGTCCATCGCGGTCATGCGGCTGCCCTGCTCGGACGCGGCATTTTCCTGGAAGGCGCGGAACAGCTGCACCGCGATGTTGCGCGGCAGCAGCGCCGCGAGGATTTCCTCCTCGTCGGGCTCGAACTCGAACGCCGCCGTCGCCTCGCCCTGCTCGGCCGGGGCGCGCGCCGGGATCTCCACCGGGATCAGCTGCACCTCGGTCGGCTGCTGCACGAGCGCCGACTGGAATTTGGCGTAGAAGAGATGCGCCACGTCGAACTCGCCCGCCTCGAAGCGGTGGGTGATGTCCTGCGCCACCTCCATCGCATCGCCGAAGCTCACCGTCTTGATGTGCGTCTGATCGACCTGGTGGACGATGAGGCCCGGATAGAGCCGCGCGATCACGGCCCGGCCCTTCTTGCCGATGAGGTAGAATTTCACCTGCTTGCCGGCGGCGATGAGCGCATCCGCGCGGCGCCGCGCGGCGCGCACGATATTGGCGTTGAACGCGCCGGCGAGGCCGCGCTCCGATGTGGCGACCACCAGCAGATGGACATCGTCCTTGCCGGTGCCGGCGAGCAGCTTGGGGCTCTCCGGGCCGATCGTCACGCCGCTGGCGAGCCGCGCCATCACCTCGGCGAGCTTGTCGGCATAGGGACGGCCGGCCTCGGCCGCTTCCTGCGCGCGGCGCAGCTTGGCCGCGGCGACCATCTTCATCGCCTTGGTGATCTTCTGCGTCGACTTCACCGAGCCGATGCGAAGCTTGAGAGCCTTGAGGCTAGGCATGGATGCTGACCGTCTTTCTTCCTCGTCGCGCCGGTGTGCGCCGGCGCGACGCTCCCCTTAGCCGAAGGTCTTGGCGAAGCTGTCGAGCGCGCTCTTCAGCTTGGCCTTGGTGTCGTCCGCGAGATCCTTGCTGTCGCGGATCGCGGCCAGCACGCCGCTATGATGCGCGCGCAGATCGGCCAGCATGGCCTCCTCGTAGCGCGTCACGGCGTCCACCGGGATGGCATCCAGATAGCCCTGGGTGCCCGCGAAGATCGAGGCGACCTGCTCCTCTACCGGCATGGGCGAGAATTGGCGCTGCTTGAGCAGCTCGGTCAGCCGCGCGCCGCGATTGAGCAGCTTCTGCGTCGAGGCGTCGAGATCGGAGCCGAACTGCGCGAAGGCCGCCATCTCGCGATATTGGGCGAGCTCGAGCTTGATCGAGCCGGCCACCTTCTTCATCGCCTTGGTCTGCGCCGAGGAGCCGACCCGGCTCACCGACAGGCCGACATTGATGGCCGGGCGGATGCCCTGGTAGAAAAGGTCGGTCTCGAGGAAGATCTGGCCGTCGGTGATCGAGATCACGTTGGTCGGGATATAGGCGGACACGTCGCCCGCCTGCGTCTCGATGATCGGCAGCGCGGTGAGCGAGCCGGCGCCATGCTCGTCGCTGAGCTTGGCGGCGCGCTCCAGCAGGCGCGAGTGGAGGTAGAAGACGTCGCCCGGATAGGCCTCGCGGCCCGGCGGGCGGCGCAGCAGCAGCGACATCTGCCGATAGGCGACCGCCTGCTTGGACAGATCGTCGTACACGATCAGGCCGTGCATGCCGTTGTCGCGGAAATACTCGCCCATCGCGCAGCCGGTATAGGGCGCGAGGAACTGCATCGGCGCGGGGTCCGAGGCGGTGGCGGCGACGACGATGGTATAGTCCATCGCGCCATTTTCCTCGAGCTGGCGCACGATCTGCGCCACGGTCGAGCGCTTCTGCCCGATCGCGACATAGATGCAGTAGAGCTTCGCCTTCTCGTCCGTGCCGGCGTTGACGCCCTTCTGGTTGATGAAGGCGTCGATCGCGACGGCCGACTTGCCCGTCTGGCGATCGCCGATGATCAGCTCGCGCTGGCCGCGGCCCACCGGCACCAGCGCGTCCAGCGCCTTGATGCCCGACTGCATCGGCTCGTGCACCGACTTGCGGGCGATGATGCCCGGCGCCTTCACCTCGACGCGGCGACGCTCGCTATGCTCGATCGGGCCCTTGCCGTCGATCGGGTTGCCGAGCGCGTCGACCACGCGGCCGAGCAGGCCACGGCCGATCGGCACGTCCACGATCGTCTCGGTGCGGCGGACGGTGTCGCCCTCCTTGATCTCGGCATCCGAGCCGAAGATCACGACGCCGACATTGTCGGC contains:
- a CDS encoding ATP synthase F1 subunit epsilon → MATLHFELVTPEKLVRSDEVYMVVVPGTEGDFGVLAGHAPLMATVRDGELVVYASENNVSARIRVEGGFAEVTPEGLTVLAERAETLA
- the atpD gene encoding F0F1 ATP synthase subunit beta, whose protein sequence is MATAPALTTNTVGRISQVIGAVVDVTFDGPLPAILSALETSVEGRKLVLEVAQHLGENTVRTIAMDSTDGLTRGQEVRDTGGQIRVPVGPKTLGRILNVIGDPIDERGPVGADTLAPIHAEAPAFVDQSTETSILVTGIKVIDLLAPYSKGGKIGLFGGAGVGKTVLIQELINNIAKGHGGTSVFAGVGERTREGNDLYHEFLDAGVIAKDADGNPISEGSKVALVYGQMNEPPGARARVALSGLANAEYFRDVEGQDVLFFVDNIFRFTQAGAEVSALLGRIPSAVGYQPTLSTDMGALQERITSTNKGSITSVQAIYVPADDLTDPAPATSFAHLDATTVLSRAISELGIYPAVDPLDSTSRALSPAVVGQEHYEVARSVQETLQKYKSLQDIIAILGMDELSEEDKLTVSRARKIQRFLSQPFHVAEVFTGISGKFVSIEDTVRSFKAVVEGKHDDLPEAAFYMVGSIDEAVEKAKKLADAA
- a CDS encoding F0F1 ATP synthase subunit gamma, translating into MPSLKALKLRIGSVKSTQKITKAMKMVAAAKLRRAQEAAEAGRPYADKLAEVMARLASGVTIGPESPKLLAGTGKDDVHLLVVATSERGLAGAFNANIVRAARRRADALIAAGKQVKFYLIGKKGRAVIARLYPGLIVHQVDQTHIKTVSFGDAMEVAQDITHRFEAGEFDVAHLFYAKFQSALVQQPTEVQLIPVEIPARAPAEQGEATAAFEFEPDEEEILAALLPRNIAVQLFRAFQENAASEQGSRMTAMDNATRNAGDMINKLTIQYNRSRQAAITTELVEIISGAEAL
- the atpA gene encoding F0F1 ATP synthase subunit alpha; the encoded protein is MDIRAAEISKVIRDQIANFGTDAQVSEVGQVLSVGDGIARVWGLDSVEAGEMVEFANGVKGMALNLEADNVGVVIFGSDAEIKEGDTVRRTETIVDVPIGRGLLGRVVDALGNPIDGKGPIEHSERRRVEVKAPGIIARKSVHEPMQSGIKALDALVPVGRGQRELIIGDRQTGKSAVAIDAFINQKGVNAGTDEKAKLYCIYVAIGQKRSTVAQIVRQLEENGAMDYTIVVAATASDPAPMQFLAPYTGCAMGEYFRDNGMHGLIVYDDLSKQAVAYRQMSLLLRRPPGREAYPGDVFYLHSRLLERAAKLSDEHGAGSLTALPIIETQAGDVSAYIPTNVISITDGQIFLETDLFYQGIRPAINVGLSVSRVGSSAQTKAMKKVAGSIKLELAQYREMAAFAQFGSDLDASTQKLLNRGARLTELLKQRQFSPMPVEEQVASIFAGTQGYLDAIPVDAVTRYEEAMLADLRAHHSGVLAAIRDSKDLADDTKAKLKSALDSFAKTFG